DNA sequence from the Shewanella piezotolerans WP3 genome:
TAATAGTGTCGTTACCGTCGGTGCCTATGTAGTTGTCGTCACCTGGGTTAAGGGTTTCGCTATCATAAACGGCAATGCTCACATTTGCAGTGTCTGTTCCTCCATTGCCATCGTTAATGGTGTAGCTGAAGTTAATTGGTGTAGAGCTATTACCATCGTGCTCGAAAGTATATGAGCCGTCCTCTTGTATCGTTAACAGCCCTCCTTGAAGTATTACTTCTGCTTCACCACCAATAAAGTTCAAGTCGATACCATTTACTTGTGTCAGTAAAAGAGGATCATTATTCGAGTCGCTATCAACTCCTGAGCCAGTGTCATCAGTAATTACATTACCGGCAACTAAGCCTTCGTAATCGACTTGGTAGAAGTTATTTAAGGCGTTTGGAACATAATTGTCAGGAGTTAAAGTGACACTAAACTCCCCTGTATTTGCACCAGCAAAGACAACCGCGTCACCATCACCATCAGTTGCAGCGTAACCAAATGCTATATCTATTGGCGCGTTAAATACTAAGCCATTGGATGCTAGGCCTGTAATTTGGAAATCTTCTCCGCTTACATGGACGATTTCGATCGACATGATTGACAAACCATTGAACTCTAACTCTTCAATGAGCAATGTTGGGCCGATGGTCGTATTCACAATTTTGGTACTGTTGTCTGAGTAAGTTACTATATATTGAATGTCAGCTGAGCCACTATGGTTTCCGTTATTGTTGGTGCCTAAGTTGATAGCAAGTAAATTTGTGCCGTTTACGCCATAGTCAATTATGATCGACTCATTATTCGCGATTGAGGTTTGTGGTCCAACACCAATACCGTGGCTATTCGAGTTTATTTGAGAAGATATGCCGTTGGTGTAACCAGTAATAGTGGAGATAACATTACTAGCTTGGCCATTTTGAGCGTATATAGCGCCATCAGAGTCGACAAAATAGGTTGTGTTATTTCCTGCTGGAGCTGAATCTATGTCGTAATCAATGATCGTTTCAAGATCGATTTGCTGCAGCAACGTAAATTGATAGTCGTAATGACCATTTCCATCAAGCACTGCAGTTAGTGTGAATACGTCCACTCCATTAGCGCTAGCGGTTAACGTGCTGCCGCTCATTGTATACTCAAGTGCTACGCCATTGTACTGCAATCCATTCGTCAAGACATTAAAATTGATACTGCCAAAGCCATCAGCGCCCGGGTCAAATAAGTCTGCGATTACACTCTCTCCTATTAGGTGAGGGATATTGTGGACTAAGTTTTCATCAACTTCATCGACGGGTGCATCATCTTCAACGGTAACGTTAAAGTTTGCATTGACATCTTGAACGCCGTCATTAATTGTCACCCCGAAAGCAAATGTTAAGATATCTTCGATGCTATTTAGAGGGTGATCAATGGAGTCGAATAATGTCACGGTATAGCCGACTTCAAAACCTGTTAGGTTAGAGGTTACGGTGCCTAAAGCTATAGACATAATTGTATTTTGCCCCACAGAACCCGTCAGTGTTTTGCTTGCATTATTCCAGCTCCAACTGATTAATTGACCATCTGAGAACATGTCCGTAGTAGGCCCTGAAAGTGTTACATCAAAGATACTACTGTCTTGAGCATCAGCATCAGCATCAGTAAAGGTAATCAGTCCACTATTTACCTTCAGATTAGTTGTATCCGTAGGAACGCCAACATTATCTATAATACCGCTATCAAGCCCCTCTTCGGAAACGGTTACAGAAGTGATGTTAGAGATAACAGGAGTATCGTTATCACCATTAATAGTGATATTAACGGTCTCGGTGTCGGTGGCACCAAAGCTATCAGTGACGGTGACCTCAAAGCTGAGGCTGATGGTTTCGCCTTCGCTGAGGAACTGAGTGAGGGAGTTGAGTACCGTATAATCCCAGCTGTCGCTGTCAGCACTGAAGCCCGCGATGAAGTCATCAATTTGGCCCTGGGTTAAATTACCGCCAGACCAAATAACACTGCCAACATGGGCAAAGGAGATAGTGTGGTTATCGCCATTATCAACGTCGGTGAAACTTAACGCGCCGCTGTCAGACAGGCTAGGCTCATCGTCATCTTCAGTTACCGCACCTTCGGTATCGTTGATTGTTAGCACCGGAATATCGTTGGTACCGTTGACTGTGATGGTGACATCTTGGGTGGTGAACGCGCCGAATTGATCGGTCAAGGTCACGGTAAAGACTTCAAGGTGTGACTCACCAGAGGCGAGGGCATCCACCAAGGCGCTGTCATTAAGGGTATACGTCCAATTACCATTATTGTCGATGGTGAACTCACCATACACACCGCTGGCGTTACCCGACCAAGTGATAACGGCATTATCATCGGCATCGCTGCCGACAAGGGTACCGTTAGCTTCCAATACTGCAACCGCTGGGGTGTTATTGTTGCCAGGGTCTTGGTCGAAGTCATCAATCACTCCGGCTTCTTTCACGCTGCCGCTGTCTTCGCCTTCGTTAACCGTAATGACGGGAGTATCGTTATCACCATTAATAGTGATATTAACGGTCTCGGTGTCGGTGGCACCAAAGCTATCAGTGACGGTGACCTCAAAGCTGAGGCTGATAGTTTCGCCTTCGCTGAGGAACTGAGTGAGGGAGTTGAGTACCGTATAATCCCAGCTGTCGCTGTCAGCACTGAAGCCCGCGATGAAGTCATCAATTTGGCCCTGGGTTAAATTACCGCCAGACCAAATAACACTGCCAACATGGGCAAAGGAGATAGTGTGGTTATCGCCATTATCAACGTCGGTGAAACTTAACGCGCCGCTGTCAGACAGGCTAGGCTCATCGTCATCTTCAGTTACCGCACCTTCGGTATCGTTGATTGTTAGCACCGGAATATCGTTGGTACCGTTGACTGTGATGGTGACATCTTGGGTGGTGAACGCGCCGAATTGATCGGTCAAGGTCACGGTAAAGACTTCCAAGGTGTGACTCACCAGAGGCGAGGGCATCCACCAAGGCGCTGTCATTAAGGGTATACGTCCAATTACCATTATTGTCGATGGTGAACTCACCATACACACCGCTG
Encoded proteins:
- a CDS encoding beta strand repeat-containing protein, coding for MTLTDQFGAFTTQDVTITVNGTNDIPVLTINDTEGAVTEDDDEPSLSDSGALSFTDVDNGDNHTISFAHVGSVIWSGGNLTQGQIDDFIAGFSADSDSWDYTVLNSLTQFLSEGETISLSFEVTVTDSFGATDTETVNITINGDNDTPVITVNEGEDSGSVKEAGVIDDFDQDPGNNNTPAVAVLEANGTLVGSDADDNAVITWSGNASGVYGEFTIDNNGNWTYTLNDSALVDALASGESHLEVFTVTLTDQFGAFTTQDVTITVNGTNDIPVLTINDTEGAVTEDDDEPSLSDSGALSFTDVDNGDNHTISFAHVGSVIWSGGNLTQGQIDDFIAGFSADSDSWDYTVLNSLTQFLSEGETISLSFEVTVTDSFGATDTETVNITINGDNDTPVISNITSVTVSEEGLDSGIIDNVGVPTDTTNLKVNSGLITFTDADADAQDSSIFDVTLSGPTTDMFSDGQLISWSWNNASKTLTGSVGQNTIMSIALGTVTSNLTGFEVGYTVTLFDSIDHPLNSIEDILTFAFGVTINDGVQDVNANFNVTVEDDAPVDEVDENLVHNIPHLIGESVIADLFDPGADGFGSINFNVLTNGLQYNGVALEYTMSGSTLTASANGVDVFTLTAVLDGNGHYDYQFTLLQQIDLETIIDYDIDSAPAGNNTTYFVDSDGAIYAQNGQASNVISTITGYTNGISSQINSNSHGIGVGPQTSIANNESIIIDYGVNGTNLLAINLGTNNNGNHSGSADIQYIVTYSDNSTKIVNTTIGPTLLIEELEFNGLSIMSIEIVHVSGEDFQITGLASNGLVFNAPIDIAFGYAATDGDGDAVVFAGANTGEFSVTLTPDNYVPNALNNFYQVDYEGLVAGNVITDDTGSGVDSDSNNDPLLLTQVNGIDLNFIGGEAEVILQGGLLTIQEDGSYTFEHDGNSSTPINFSYTINDGNGGTDTANVSIAVYDSETLNPGDDNYIGTDGNDTIISDTPDILAGADYNLAFLIDSSGSMGDSAVATAKAQILSVLATLITNANQPSAGTVNVLLVDFDQTAKILIAIDLSSNDPLASITTALEAMSSGGTTNYSAAFTAAYNWFNDNYPQGNNRTFFITDGEPNTDNGQPGDYFENAQNAFALLNALSYVEAIGLGGNVNSSTLQQFDTEAPIINNVDVDDLADAILGSNILPGNDTINAGEGDDIIFGDLTDFFGNSMQGMDAIRQYVADELSVNVATVTDAEVHNFISQNIEDFDVSQIDDGGDTLNGANGNDILFGQGGMDILNGGAGNDIIMGGDDNDTISGGSGRDLLSGGKGDDSLYGGTIASADDSERDFFWWSEDSADNSTDTVYGFNQQIDVLDLSDLLINEENGNLEDYFSSITISGGDTTIVLDIDGVAGGDGVTIVLDGIDLSLVYGSNNESDIIAGLIADDALIVDPNSTFIPPYEQIDQGNIIP